Proteins from a single region of Pangasianodon hypophthalmus isolate fPanHyp1 chromosome 7, fPanHyp1.pri, whole genome shotgun sequence:
- the zgc:162144 gene encoding RD3 domain-containing protein codes for MFPWSAMFSLEPKIPGQRTPEELVTNTLMLELGAMVKRTERICLERASEVRRSSSSSPDYSWLAGPQPHVPYELTPRDVLDLQELCARIPPPQCGPVIVRFRNLVSEIEPEVHEVPQLFRSVLRACLDEEQADEELHMRTARWEKRRSKSLSFVTFRSKFRALSRGMGSFSGSRGNLQEENTWSEEEEEEAAEQVMSAAPRARRGRSHSMPEIIPTEGSS; via the exons aTGTTCCCCTGGTCTGCTATGTTCTCGCTGGAGCCGAAGATTCCTGGCCAGCGCACACCGGAGGAGCTGGTCACTAACACTCTGATGTTGGAGCTGGGTGCCATGGTGAAGCGTACTGAACGTATCTGCTTGGAGAGGGCCAGTGAGGTGCGTCGAAGCTCCTCATCCTCACCAGACTACAGCTGGCTGGCCGGGCCTCAACCCCACGTACCGTACGAGCTCACGCCTAGAGATGTGCTGGACTTGCAGGAGCTCTGTGCACGGATCCCACCTCCACAGTGTGGCCCTGTCATTGTCAG GTTTCGTAATCTAGTGTCTGAGATTGAGCCAGAGGTTCATGAGGTCCCCCAGCTGTTCCGCTCGGTGCTGAGGGCCTGTCTGGATGAGGAGCAGGCTGATGAAGAGCTGCACATGCGCACAGCCCGTTGGGAGAAGAGGCGCAGTAAGAGCCTTTCATTCGTCACATTCCGATCCAAGTTCCGTGCACTTAGCCGTGGCATGGGCAGCTTCAGCGGTTCTCGTGGCAACCTGCAGGAGGAAAACACATGgtcagaggaggaagaggaggaagctGCGGAGCAGGTGATGTCAGCGGCGCCACGAGCGAGAAGAGGGAGGAGCCACAGCATGCCAGAAATAATCCCCACAGAGGGATCTTCTTAG
- the stx5a gene encoding syntaxin-5a, translating to MTCRDRTLEFQSACKSLQGRQIQNGTLAKPNHNALKQRSDFTLMAKRIGKDLSNTFAKLEKLTILAKRKSLFDDKSVEIEELTYIVKQDINSLNKQIAQLQDLVRSRSGQNGRHIQTHSNTIVVSLQSKLASMSNDFKSVLEVRTENLKQQRSRREQFSQAPVSASPLLANNFSSSVLMQDESRSLGSDVAIDMESRANPLQLQLIDEQDSYIQSRADTMQNIESTIVELGSIFQQLAHMVKEQEETVQRIDSNVEDTQLNVEMAHTEILKYFQSVSSNRWLMIKIFLVLVVFFIIFVVFLA from the exons ATGACTTGCAGGGATCGCACCCTGGAGTTCCAGTCTGCCTGCAAGTCTCTGCAGGGGAGACAGATACAG AATGGTACGCTGGCAAAACCCAACCATAATGCTCTTAAACAGCGGAGTGACTTCACACTCATGGCAAA GAGAATTGGAAAAGACTTGAGTAACACCTTTGCTAAACTGGAAAAGCTCACAATCT TGGCCAAAAGGAAATCTCTGTTTGATGACAAGTCTGTGGAGATCGAAGAGTTGACCTACATTGTAAAGCAG gACATCAacagtttaaataaacagatagcGCAGCTGCAAGACCTGGTTCGCTCCCGAAGCGGACAGAATGGACGCCACATTCAGACACATTCCAACACGATTGTTGTCTCCctccag TCAAAGTTGGCATCAATGTCTAATGATTTCAAATCCGTGTTGGAAGTGAGAACCGAG AATCTGAAGCAGCAGCGCAGCAGAAGAGAACAGTTCTCCCAGGCACCAGTGTCTGCCTCACCTCTGCTTGCCAACAACTTCA GTAGCTCAGTATTGATGCAGGATGAATCCAGAAGCCTTGGCAGTGATGTGGCCATTGACATGGAATCGAGAGCCAATCCCCTCCAACTGCAGCTTATTGATGAACAG GACTCCTACATCCAGAGTCGAGCAGACACCATGCAGAACATTGAGAGCACCATTGTGGAGCTGGGCTCCATCTTCCAACAGCTGGCGCATATGGTCAAAGAACAGGAGGAGACCGTACAGAG GATTGATTCCAATGTGGAGGACACTCAGCTGAACGTGGAAATGGCCCACACCGAGATCCTCAAATACTTTCAGTCCGTCTCCTCCAACCGCTGGCTCATGATTAAGATATTCCTCGTACTGGTGGTCTTCTTCATCATATTTGTGGTCTTCCTTGCCTGA